In one Kluyveromyces marxianus DMKU3-1042 DNA, complete genome, chromosome 4 genomic region, the following are encoded:
- the THI13 gene encoding NMT1/THI5 family protein, protein MSSDKITFLLNWQAAPYHVPIYLASLHGYFKEEGIDVAILEPSNPSDVTELIGSGKVDMGLKAMIHTLAAKARGYNVTSVASLLDEPFTGVLYLEGNGITTDFKSLKGKRIGYVGEFGKIQIDELTKHYGMTPSDYEAVRCGMNVAKYIIEGKIDAGVGIECMQQVELEEHLKKQGKDPKLAKMLRIDELACLGCCCFCTVLYICNDKFLAENPEKVRKFLNAIKKATTLMIQDPVKAWKDYVDFKPQLNNELSYKQFQRCYAYFSSSLYNVHRDWKKVTAYGKRLDILPPDFVSNYTNEYLSWPEPKEVDDPLEAQKIIKAHQESCRDQGGFFKRVSIP, encoded by the coding sequence ATGTCCTCTGATAAAATTACTTTCTTATTGAACTGGCAAGCTGCCCCATATCATGTCCCAATTTATTTGGCTTCTTTGCATGGTtacttcaaagaagaggGTATTGACGTCGCAATCTTGGAACCTAGTAACCCTTCAGATGTCACTGAACTAATTGGCTCTGGTAAGGTTGACATGGGTCTTAAAGCAATGATTCATACTTTGGCAGCAAAAGCCCGTGGCTATAATGTCACTTCTGTTGCATCTTTGTTGGATGAACCTTTCACTGGTGTTCTGTACCTAGAAGGTAATGGTATCACCACAGATTTCAAATCTCTAAAGGGAAAGAGAATTGGTTATGTCGGTGAATTCGGTAAGATACAAATTGACGAGTTGACAAAGCATTATGGTATGACTCCATCTGACTATGAAGCCGTCAGATGTGGTATGAATGTTgcaaaatatatcattgaaGGTAAAATTGACGCTGGTGTCGGTATTGAATGTATGCAACAAGtggaattggaagaacATTTAAAGAAACAAGGTAAAGATCCAAAGTTAGCCAAGATGTTGAGAATTGATGAGCTCGCTTGTTTGggatgttgttgtttctgTACTGTTCTTTACATCTGTAATGACAAATTCTTGGCAGAGAACCCAGAGAAAGTTAGAAAGTTCTTGAACGCCATCAAGAAGGCAACTACCTTGATGATTCAAGATCCTGTTAAAGCTTGGAAAGACTACGTAGACTTCAAACCTCAATTGAACAATGAATTGAGTTACAAGCAGTTCCAAAGATGCTACGCCTActtctcttcctctttgtaCAACGTTCATCGTGACTGGAAAAAGGTGACTGCTTATGGTAAGAGATTAGATATTCTTCCTCCAGACTTTGTGTCCAACTACACAAATGAATATTTGTCTTGGCCAGAACCAAAGGAGGTTGATGATCCATTAGAAGCACAAAAGATAATTAAGGCGCATCAAGAATCATGCAGAGACCAAGGCGGCTTTTTCAAAAGGGTATCTATCccatga
- a CDS encoding UPF0317 protein C5H10.01, with protein sequence MSTPEDIRLQCRKEILTTHTSGLAPGYMQANLIILPSSVAEDFYALCKRNPVPCPLIGRTVGGPTALDNELLITNNSKNGFDIRTDFPQYCIYHKGKLQGTANNCLKQWQDGYVGFLIGCSYSFEGALIEAGLPPKNMIRGTNVTMYKTSKIMDPAGVFVGCPYVVSMRPYKKKDIDTVRKVTSKYALTHGEPIDWGYDGANRLGIHNLNTPDYGDPIDIQEDEIPVFWGCGVTPQLAVETLGDIIETEVISHSPGCMLVLDVTYDDYSKLKE encoded by the coding sequence ATGAGCACGCCGGAGGATATACGTTTGCAATGTCGCAAAGAGATTTTGACAACACACACTTCTGGGTTAGCGCCAGGGTATATGCAAGCAAATCTAATAATTCTTCCAAGCTCCGTGGCTGAAGATTTCTATGCTCTTTGCAAAAGAAATCCTGTCCCTTGCCCATTAATTGGTAGAACAGTTGGAGGACCGACAGCTTTAGACAATGAACTTTTGATAACAAATAATTCAAAGAATGGCTTTGATATTAGGACAGATTTCCCACAATACTGTATTTACCATAAGGGAAAATTGCAAGGGACTGCTAATAATTGCTTGAAGCAATGGCAGGACGGCTATGTTGGATTTTTAATAGGTTGCTCTTATTCGTTTGAAGGTGCTTTAATTGAGGCAGGCCTGCCCCCTAAAAACATGATTAGAGGCACCAACGTTACTATGTACAAAACTAGTAAAATAATGGATCCAGCTGGGGTTTTCGTAGGCTGTCCATATGTCGTTAGCATGCGCCCatataaaaagaaggatatTGATACTGTTAGAAAAGTGACGAGCAAATATGCTCTTACTCATGGTGAACCAATTGATTGGGGTTACGACGGTGCAAACAGGCTTGGAATCCACAATTTGAACACGCCGGATTATGGAGATCCTATTGACATACAAGAGGATGAAATTCCTGTCTTTTGGGGCTGCGGTGTGACACCACAATTAGCTGTCGAGACTTTGGGCGACATTATAGAAACTGAAGTTATTTCACATTCTCCTGGGTGTATGCTCGTTCTTGATGTAACATATGATGATTATTCAAAGTTGAAAGAGTAA
- a CDS encoding allantoate permease family MFS transporter: MSDLSARNVTSSEDNYEMSKGKPSVAIPQVEGESGSIASFSLEEEGINDENLEIDPKEEAAFVRKLDTRLLPMLTFMYFLSSLDRSNIGNAYTSGMREDLKLTSKQYSNAVSVFYSTYLAAELPTTLILKKTKPKYYMSTLVFCWSIITLCNAFVHSYGSLCALRVLLGTFEGGFFPAMTLIISIMYKKQEQGKRIAFFFLGSAISGAFGGLIATGLASMKKTGGLEGWRWLYIIEGLISVCASVWLFLELPADFNNIPYFNERETEIYRIRNKQRTAYMGNEKFEWSYVFDALKDFKTYISFTIQFCQDTVLYGFSTFVTAILKLGLGYTSREAQYMSVPVYILAGIVFMISAFVSDRLKVRAPIFICYNLVGAIGYILLLSVSNNSVKYFACYLITFSLYTGTGLNIAWLTNNVAPHYKRATALGLNQTLGNVSGAVAGQIYTKAPYTFGNSFSLGCIVLSNILAIGQIIVLKTMNKKRQRIIDGEIEDPYKGERRGDHALDFKYCI, from the coding sequence ATGTCAGATCTCAGTGCAAGAAACGTGACGTCGTCAGAAGACAACTATGAAATGTCTAAAGGAAAGCCATCAGTGGCAATTCCTCAGGTAGAAGGTGAATCTGGAAGCATTGCTTCATTCTCACTGGAAGAGGAAGGTATCAATGATGAAAACTTGGAGATTGATCCAAAAGAGGAAGCTGCCTTTGTAAGGAAATTGGATACAAGGCTGCTACCAATGTTGACCTTCATGTACTTTTTATCATCATTGGATAGGTCTAATATTGGTAACGCTTATACTTCTGGTATGCGTGAGGACTTGAAGCTAACAAGTAAGCAATATTCCAATGCTGTGTCCGTTTTCTACTCTACTTATTTGGCTGCTGAATTGCCCACAACTTTAATTCTAAAGAAGACAAAGCCAAAGTATTACATGTCGACTCTAGTGTTTTGCTGGTCAATAATCACCCTTTGCAATGCATTCGTGCATTCTTATGGGAGTTTGTGCGCCTTGAGAGTTCTATTGGGTACTTTCGAAGGTGGGTTTTTCCCAGCTATGACCTTGATTATCAGTATAATGTATAAGAAGCAAGAACAGGGTAAACGTattgccttcttcttccttggaTCAGCTATTTCGGGTGCTTTTGGTGGTTTGATTGCAACTGGATTGGcatcaatgaagaagacagGTGGTCTCGAAGGCTGGAGATGGTTGTATATCATTGAAGGTTTAATTTCAGTGTGTGCTTCAGTTTGGCTTTTCCTAGAACTTCCAGCTGACTTCAACAACATACCTTACTTCAATGAAAGAGAGACTGAAATCTACAGGATTAGAAACAAACAACGTACTGCTTATATGGGCAATGAAAAGTTTGAGTGGAGTTATGTTTTTGATGCGCTAAAAGACTTTAAGACATATATCAGTTTTACTATCCAGTTTTGCCAAGATACAGTCCTTTATGGATTTAGTACTTTTGTAACAGCAATTTTGAAATTAGGGCTTGGATACACTTCTAGAGAGGCTCAGTACATGAGTGTCCCTGTCTATATTTTGGCGGGAATAGTTTTTATGATCTCCGCTTTTGTCAGCGATAGACTAAAAGTTAGGGCTCCAATTTTTATATGTTACAATCTCGTTGGGGCAATTggttatattttattgcTAAGTGTCAGCAATAACTCTGTCAAATACTTCGCATGTTACCTTATCACGTTTTCCTTATACACTGGTACAGGGTTGAACATCGCATGGTTAACTAATAATGTGGCCCCTCATTATAAAAGGGCTACCGCTCTGGGACTCAACCAAACCTTAGGAAACGTCTCTGGTGCAGTTGCTGGCCAAATTTACACCAAAGCGCCATATACATTTGGTAACTCCTTCTCTTTAGGATGTATCGTGTTGTCAAACATTCTAGCTATTGGCCAAATAATCGTCTTAAAGACCATGAACAAAAAGCGCCAACGTATTATAGATGGAGAGATTGAAGATCCTTATAAAGGAGAGAGAAGGGGGGATCATGCACTGGACTTTAAATATTGCATTTAG
- the OXP1 gene encoding 5-oxoprolinase, giving the protein MTVLTETKEGTGIRIAVDRGGTFTDCIGNPGTNRQEDDVVIKLLSVDPKNYPDAPLEGIRRLLEIMQNRKIPRGSPLDVSSVKSIRMGTTLATNCALERNGERCAFITTRGFKDSLLIGDQTRPDIFDLNVKKTKPLYEMVVEIDERVTLEDFSEDPEMVKSLPDVADNTVMGASGEIVRILKRPDTSSIISTLKLIYDSGIRSIAVALLHAYTFPDHELLIGKLAQKIGFKHISLSSQVSPMIKFLPRAHSSVADAYLTPVIKTYLESIECGLTNSNDTNVQFMQSDGGLVDGKKFSGLKSILSGPAGGVVGYSATCYDPENNIPLIGFDMGGTSTDVSRFGDGKLEHIFETTTAGIVIQSPQLDINTVAAGGSSRLFWENGLFRVGPESATADPGPACYRKGGPLTITDANLFLGRLVPEFFPSIFGPNEDESLDLETTTKLFLELTKTINNDLNASFTPDEIAYGFLKVANESMARPIRAITEAKGHTVQHHRLVTFGGAGGQHAVAVADSLGIREVLAHRYSSILSAYGIFLADVVEEKQEPCSFILGDSSTLEKVNTKFSALCAKSKESLLSQGFSVSDLIFEKYLNLRYEGTETSLMILQEEDKNFSDLFTQSHMTEFGFAFKDKNIIVDDIRVRTIGKSNVRKENSVDSQLAALPRNYIDKSSSASFSKSVYFDGKRVDTPIYRIESMPLGSVIVGPAILADGTQTNVIPPNTEAVILKSHIFIKLLDQTEKLNSTDTNAVDPVLLSIFSHRFMDIAEQMGNQLRKTSVSTNVKERLDFSCALFDQVGNLVANAPHVPVHLGSMSTCISAQAKLWEGKLKPGDVLITNHPDIGGTHLPDITIITPSFSEESGELLFFVASRAHHADIGGILPGSVPPNSKELYEEGAAIYSELITKDGEFQEALVRKFLLEDPAKYPKCSGSRKISDNISDLKAQVAANNKGIQLIKNLIEEYGIEVIRTYMEAIQQNASNTIKSMLKKMTKHFNKNEFSGEDMMDDGTVIKLNVKLDIENEKYIFDFSGTSPQVYGNLNAPEAITNSAILYCLRCLVGEDIPLNQGCLKPLTIKIPKGSILSPTKGVAVVGGNVLTSQRVTDVVLKTFNVMADSQGDCNNFTFGTGGKDELTGESKDGFGYYETICGGHGAGCDSWRGKGWDGVDAVHTNMTNTRITDVEILERRYPVILNEFSIRENSGGLGKYRGGNGVIRDMTFRKAMQASILSERRVVAPHGLEGGSDGERGVNIWVRHESNTMINMGGKNTVPIQPGDRIIIKTPGGGGCGSI; this is encoded by the coding sequence atgacaGTATTGACTGAAACGAAAGAAGGTACGGGAATTAGAATTGCAGTTGATAGAGGTGGAACATTTACTGATTGTATTGGTAATCCGGGAACCAACAggcaagaagatgatgtgGTGATTAAATTGCTCTCTGTGGACCCGAAGAACTACCCTGATGCCCCTCTTGAAGGGATTAGAAGACTCTTGGAGATTATGCagaatagaaaaataccTCGTGGCAGTCCACTAGACGTATCCAGTGTGAAAAGTATTCGTATGGGTACAACACTAGCCACTAATTGTGCTCTAGAGAGAAATGGAGAGCGTTGCGCCTTCATAACAACGCGTGGATTTAAAGATTCCCTTCTTATTGGTGATCAAACAAGACCTGACATTTTCGATCTAAATGtgaagaagacaaaacCTCTCTATGAAATGGTAGTAGAAATTGACGAGAGAGTCACCTTAGAGGATTTTTCTGAAGATCCGGAAATGGTTAAATCTCTGCCTGATGTAGCTGATAATACTGTTATGGGAGCCAGTGGAGAAATTGTTAGAATTTTGAAGCGTCCTGATACGTCTTCAATTATATCTACTCTCAAGCTCATCTACGATTCTGGTATCAGATCAATTGCCGTTGCTCTATTGCATGCTTATACTTTCCCTGATCATGAGTTGTTGATTGGAAAACTAGCCCAGAAAATCGGTTTTAAACACATATCATTGTCCTCACAGGTCTCACCAATGATCAAGTTTTTGCCAAGGGCTCATAGTTCTGTTGCAGACGCATACTTGACACCAGTTATCAAAACTTACCTTGAAAGCATCGAGTGTGGATTAACAAATTCCAATGATACCAATGTACAGTTCATGCAATCCGACGGTGGTCTTGTTGATGGAAAGAAGTTTTCAGGTTTGAAATCCATCCTATCAGGACCAGCAGGTGGTGTTGTTGGTTATTCTGCTACTTGTTATGATCCTGAAAACAATATTCCATTGATTGGGTTTGATATGGGTGGTACTTCTACAGATGTCAGTCGTTTTGGGGATGGTAAACTCGAACATATTTTCGAGACAACCACTGCAGGCATTGTCATCCAATCACCACAATTAGATATCAATACAGTTGCAGCTGGAGGATCTTCCAGACTCTTTTGGGAGAATGGACTTTTCAGAGTCGGTCCTGAATCTGCTACTGCCGACCCCGGTCCTGCTTGCTATCGTAAAGGTGGTCCTTTGACTATCACAGATGCCAATCTATTCCTTGGAAGATTAGTTCCAGAGTTCTTCCCCAGTATTTTTGGACCTAATGAGGATGAGAGTCTCGACCTTGAAACTACTACGAAACTATTTTTGGAGCTTACAAAGACAATTAATAATGATTTAAATGCAAGTTTTACTCCTGATGAAATTGCATACGGCTTCTTAAAAGTTGCAAACGAGTCTATGGCAAGACCAATTCGTGCTATCACCGAAGCTAAAGGTCACACAGTTCAACATCATAGACTAGTTACTTTTGGAGGTGCTGGTGGCCAGCATGCAGTGGCAGTTGCAGATTCACTTGGTATTAGAGAAGTGTTAGCCCATAGGTATTCTTCGATTCTTTCTGCATACGGTATATTTTTGGCCGATGTcgttgaagaaaagcaggaaccttgttcttttatACTGGGAGACTCATCCACTTTAGAAAAAGTGAACACAAAGTTTAGTGCCTTATGTGCTAAGAGCAAAGAGTCTTTATTGAGCCAAGGATTTTCAGTGTCCGACctcatttttgaaaagtatcTCAACCTTAGATATGAAGGTACCGAAACAAGTTTAATGATTttgcaagaagaagacaagaaCTTTTCAGATTTGTTCACACAGAGCCATATGACAGAATTTGGCTTTGCCTTTAAAGATAAGAATATTATAgttgatgatattagaGTCAGAACAATCGGCAAGTCTAACGTGAGAAAGGAAAATTCTGTGGATTCCCAATTAGCAGCTCTACCAAGGAATTATATCGACAAGAGCAGTAGTGCAAGTTTTTCCAAAAGCGTCTATTTTGATGGTAAACGTGTAGATACACCAATTTACAGAATTGAAAGTATGCCATTAGGTTCTGTCATAGTAGGACCTGCTATTTTGGCCGATGGTACCCAAACAAATGTGATCCCACCAAATACAGAGGCTGTAATTTTGAAGTCGCATATCTTCATAAAATTGTTAGACCAAACTGAAAAGTTAAATTCAACAGATACTAATGCAGTTGATCcagtattattatcaattttCAGTCATCGTTTCATGGATATTGCAGAGCAAATGGGAAATCAGTTGAGAAAGACTTCTGTTTCCACCAATGTTAAGGAAAGATTGGATTTTTCATGTGCATTGTTTGATCAAGTCGGTAACCTTGTTGCAAATGCTCCCCATGTTCCTGTTCATTTAGGTTCAATGTCAACATGCATTAGCGCCCAAGCAAAGTTATGGGAAGGTAAACTAAAGCCAGGGGATGTGTTAATTACAAACCATCCAGATATTGGAGGGACTCATTTGCCCGATATTACAATTATCACTCCTTCATTTTCCGAAGAATCAGGTGAACTATTATTTTTCGTAGCTTCTAGGGCCCATCACGCTGATATTGGTGGTATCTTACCGGGATCTGTTCCTCCGAATTCTAAGGAATTATATGAAGAAGGTGCTGCTATTTATTCAGAACTCATCACCAAGGATGGCGAATTCCAAGAAGCCTTAGTAAGGAAGTTCTTACTAGAAGATCCGGCAAAGTATCCAAAGTGTTCAGGATCTCGTAAGATTAGTGATAACATCAGTGATTTAAAAGCCCAAGTTGCAGCCAACAATAAGGGAATccaattgatcaagaatTTAATCGAAGAGTATGGCATTGAAGTTATCAGAACTTATATGGAAGCTATTCAACAAAATGCATCGAATACTATTAAGAGCATGCTCaaaaaaatgacaaaacACTTTAACAAAAACGAGTTTTCAGGTGAAGATATGATGGATGATGGTACTGTCATTAAGTTGAATGTAAAGCTTGATATTGAGAATGAAAAGTacatttttgatttctctGGAACCTCCCCTCAGGTTTATGGTAACCTAAATGCACCAGAAGCCATAACAAATTCTGCAATTTTGTACTGCTTAAGATGTCTTGTAGGTGAGGATATTCCGTTGAACCAAGGTTGTTTAAAGCCCTTGACTATTAAAATTCCAAAAGGTTCAATTCTTTCCCCTACAAAAGGAGTTGCTGTAGTTGGAGGAAATGTCCTCACATCCCAAAGAGTTACTGATGTAGTTTTGAAGACCTTCAATGTAATGGCAGATTCTCAAGGTGATTGCAACAACTTTACCTTCGGTACAGGTGGTAAAGATGAACTCACCGGTGAATCAAAAGATGGTTTTGGGTATTATGAGACAATATGTGGTGGTCATGGTGCTGGATGCGATTCTTGGAGAGGAAAAGGATGGGATGGTGTCGATGCAGTGCATACTAACATGACTAATACTAGAATTACTGATGTTGAAATCCTTGAAAGACGTTATCCCGTAATCCTAAACGAGTTTTCAATCAGAGAGAATTCAGGTGGTCTCGGTAAATATCGTGGAGGTAATGGAGTTATCAGAGATATGACGTTCCGTAAGGCCATGCAAGCTTCTATACTTTCAGAAAGACGTGTAGTTGCTCCTCATGGCCTAGAAGGAGGTTCAGATGGGGAAAGGGGTGTTAATATTTGGGTTCGCCATGAGAGTAACACTATGATTAATATGGGCGGTAAAAATACTGTTCCAATTCAGCCTGGTGACCGAATTATTATCAAGACTCCTGGTGGCGGTGGTTGTGGGTCTATCTAA
- a CDS encoding cd12148 family transcription factor has protein sequence MASNKGKRACETCKKRKKKCSGELPCIYCVKIGNSQDCEYKTRLPKKKVKVSERYITTLKSKVRLLESRLAKINSDNSDDEVQFTDELNPLVERGNSASPNIVVEKNLGDSGCLSFLARIQNTLLNCTGMQSLDQDLSTKYVEFSQKLDWDILWEAYRDIPSLDKARRLIRFAQRTVGADYLFVNNQYIENTIPRVFYKNKTEIEEQYSAVGFAEELALFYSYLAMGCLFQNPTSNEEWKENDRPNGFAYFEKALYIQGMILKYSDQSNGTNLVQSFLYVAYYSLSVDKSSLAYVLVGNAIRIALVLRLHKRSNSQTSNRLFWLCFLYDRILAIRFGFPLIIEEKDIDIPLYSAFDDNYLAVSLEKYHFEAQIALAKITTNIIKRIYTKNSTSFIHNCHSILKELKSWFDNLPPQLKFDYNNINPTTSRSTINLHINYNYLIILTTRSVAFYVFNKVLSTGKTTDQLFVGNLKEIITILLESSISAAQIQSMILTKLYYNGKMMSRSFLDSHYIFNSSIVLILAVFLRSLPNYLIGNVHDVSVLVSRVQDNLDVLQQISQYNVAAYNLNKQLTELIELISCDKVQKQFQGSIQNLMMEQQQKNENDLGGLSHIDLSEVLDLIITNDEEGDAINSYFDEEDFIRYSNFNNF, from the coding sequence ATGGCTAGTAATAAAGGTAAAAGGGCTTGTGAAACCTGTAAGAagcggaagaagaaatgttCGGGAGAGTTACCATGTATATATTGTGTTAAGATAGGAAATTCACAAGACTGTGAATATAAGACCCGacttccaaagaaaaaggtaaaGGTTTCCGAAAGATACATTACAACATTAAAGTCGAAGGTTCGTTTATTGGAAAGTAGACTTGCCAAGATAAATTCGGATAATAGCGATGATGAGGTACAATTTACTGATGAATTGAATCCATTGGTGGAGAGAGGTAACAGTGCTAGTCCAAATATTGTAGTGGAGAAGAATCTGGGGGATTCTGGTTGTCTGAGTTTTCTGGCGAGGATTCAGAATACACTGCTTAATTGTACTGGAATGCAGAGCTTAGACCAGGACTTGTCCACGAAGTACGTTGAATTCAGCCAAAAATTGGATTGGGACATCTTGTGGGAAGCATACAGGGATATTCCTTCCCTTGATAAGGCCAGGAGGTTGATTCGTTTTGCTCAAAGGACTGTTGGTGCTGATTACCTATTTGTAAACAACCAGTACATTGAAAATACTATTCCTCGTGTCTTctataaaaacaaaacggAAATAGAAGAGCAGTACAGTGCGGTAGGTTTTGCAGAAGAGCTGGCTCTCTTCTATTCTTATCTTGCAATGGGATGCTTGTTTCAGAATCCAACATCAAATGAGGAgtggaaagaaaatgatagGCCAAATGGATTTGCATATTTCGAGAAGGCTTTGTATATTCAAGGCATGATCCTGAAGTACTCAGATCAATCCAATGGTACGAATCTCGTACAAAGCTTCCTCTATGTTGCTTATTATTCACTTTCTGTGGATAAAAGCTCCCTTGCATACGTTTTAGTGGGCAATGCTATTAGGATAGCACTTGTTCTGCGTCTACATAAGAGGTCAAACAGCCAAACCAGTAATAGATTATTCTGGTTATGCTTTTTGTATGACAGAATCCTTGCCATAAGATTTGGGTTTCCTTTGATAATAGAGGAGAAGGATATCGATATTCCTCTATACAGCGCTTTCGATGATAATTATTTGGCAGTGTCACTGGAGAAGTATCATTTTGAGGCACAGATTGCATTGGCTAAGATTACGacaaatataataaaaaggATATATACTAAAAACAGTACTTCATTTATTCACAACTGTCATTCTATCCTGAAAGAGTTGAAATCGTGGTTTGATAACCTACCCCCTCAATTAAAATTTGATTATAACAATATCAATCCAACCACATCTCGTTCCACCATTAATCTTCACATTAACTACAATTATCTCATAATCCTAACAACTCGTTCTGTGGCTTTTTACGTTTTCAACAAAGTGCTTTCAACAGGAAAAACAACAGATCAGCTCTTTGTCGGTAATCTAAAGGAGATAATCACAATATTATTGGAATCAAGTATCAGTGCAGCCCAGATCCAAAGTATGATCCTCACAAAATTGTATTACAATGGTAAAATGATGAGTCGATCTTTTTTGGATAGTCACTATATTTTTAATTCCAGTattgttttaattttggCTGTCTTTTTAAGGTCCCTACCGAATTATCTAATTGGAAATGTACATGATGTTTCTGTTTTAGTTAGTCGCGTACAGGACAATTTAGACGTTTTGCAACAGATATCGCAATATAATGTAGCTGCTTATAATCTTAATAAGCAACTTACAGAGCTTATTGAACTTATAAGTTGTGATAAGgttcaaaaacaatttcaagGAAGCATCCAAAATCTAATGATGgagcaacaacaaaagaacgAAAATGACCTTGGTGGTTTAAGCCACATTGATCTTTCGGAAGTTTTGGACTTAATTATCACCAATGATGAGGAAGGGGATGCGATTAATTCTTACTTCGATGAAGAGGATTTCATTAGGTATtccaacttcaacaacttctGA